From Meles meles chromosome 5, mMelMel3.1 paternal haplotype, whole genome shotgun sequence, one genomic window encodes:
- the PLAGL1 gene encoding zinc finger protein PLAGL1 isoform X3, whose translation MATHSPQKSHQCAHCEKTFNRKDHLKNHLQTHDPNKMAFGCEECGKKYNTMLGYKRHLALHAASSGDLTCGVCALELGSTEVLLDHLKAHAEEKPPSGTKEKKHQCDHCERCFYTRKDVRRHLVVHTGCKDFLCQFCAQRFGRKDHLTRHTKKTHSQELMKESLQSGDLLSTFHSISPQFQLKAAPLSPFPIGAPAQNGLASSLPAEVHSHPHNPADQTAQPVQPLPEPLVPLHPVTAPSSPAPPLQNHKYNTSSTSYPPLASLPLKTDTKGFCNINLLEDLPLQEPQSPHKLTPGFDLAKGSAGKVNLPKELTADAVNLTIPASLDISPLLGFWQLPPPATQNAFGNSSLTLGPGESLPHRLGCLGQQQQDPSLAMSTMSLGQLPLPPIPHVFPAGTGSAILPHFHHAFR comes from the coding sequence ATGGCTACCCATTCGCCCCAGAAATCTCACCAGTGTGCTCACTGTGAGAAGACATTCAACCGGAAAGACCACCTGAAGAACCACctccaaactcatgaccccaacaAGATGGCCTTTGGGTGTGAGGAGTGTGGGAAGAAGTACAACACCATGCTGGGCTACAAGAGGCACCTGGCCCTCCATGCGGCCAGCAGCGGCGACCTCACCTGTGGGGTCTGTGCCCTGGAGCTAGGGAGCACAGAAGTGCTGCTGGACCACCTCAAAGCCCATGCTGAGGAAAAGCCCCCGAGCGGAACCAAGGAAAAGAAGCACCAGTGCGACCACTGTGAGAGATGCTTCTACACCCGGAAGGACGTGCGGCGCCACCTGGTGGTCCACACCGGCTGCAAGGACTTCCTGTGCCAGTTCTGTGCCCAGAGATTTGGGCGCAAAGACCACCTCACTCGACATACCAAGAAGACACACTCACAGGAGCTGATGAAAGAGAGTCTGCAGTCTGGAGACCTTTTGAGCACCTTCCACTCCATCTCTCCCCAGTTTCAGTTGAAGGCTGCCCCGCTGTCTCCTTTCCCTATAGGGGCTCCTGCACAGAACGGGCTTGCAAGTAGCTTGCCAGCTGAGGTACACAGCCACCCCCACAACCCCGCGGATCAAACCGCCCAGCCTGTACAACCGCTGCCAGAGCCCCTGGTCCCCCTCCACCCTGTAACAGCTCCTAGCTCTCCTGCCCCGCCCCTCCAGAATCACAAGTACAACACCAGTTCTACCTCATACCCCCCACTTGCAAGCCTGCCCCTCAAAACAGATACGAAAGGATTTTGCAATATCAATTTGCTTGAGGACTTGCCTCTGCAAGAGCCTCAGTCACCTCACAAGCTCACCCCAGGTTTTGATCTGGCTAAGGGAAGTGCTGGTAAAGTAAACCTGCCCAAGGAGCTAACTGCGGATGCTGTGAACCTAACAATACCTGCCTCTTTGGACATTTCCCCCCTCTTGGGCTTCTGGCAGCTGCCCCCGCCTGCTACCCAAAATGCCTTTGGGAATAGCTCTCTCACCCTGGGGCCTGGGGAGTCTCTGCCCCACAGGTTAGGCTGTCTGGGGCAGCAGCAACAAGATCCCTCACTAGCCATGAGCACCATGAGCCTGGGTCAGctcccccttcctcccatcccccatgTTTTCCCAGCTGGCACTGGCTCTGCCATCCTGCCTCATTTCCATCATGCATTCAGATGA
- the PLAGL1 gene encoding zinc finger protein PLAGL1 isoform X1, whose product MATYPCQLCGKTFLTLEKFTIHNYSHSRERPYKCLQPDCGKAFISRYKLMRHMATHSPQKSHQCAHCEKTFNRKDHLKNHLQTHDPNKMAFGCEECGKKYNTMLGYKRHLALHAASSGDLTCGVCALELGSTEVLLDHLKAHAEEKPPSGTKEKKHQCDHCERCFYTRKDVRRHLVVHTGCKDFLCQFCAQRFGRKDHLTRHTKKTHSQELMKESLQSGDLLSTFHSISPQFQLKAAPLSPFPIGAPAQNGLASSLPAEVHSHPHNPADQTAQPVQPLPEPLVPLHPVTAPSSPAPPLQNHKYNTSSTSYPPLASLPLKTDTKGFCNINLLEDLPLQEPQSPHKLTPGFDLAKGSAGKVNLPKELTADAVNLTIPASLDISPLLGFWQLPPPATQNAFGNSSLTLGPGESLPHRLGCLGQQQQDPSLAMSTMSLGQLPLPPIPHVFPAGTGSAILPHFHHAFR is encoded by the exons ATGGCCACCTATCCCTGCCAATTATGTGGCAAGACGTTCCTCACCCTGGAGAAGTTCACTATCCACAATTATTCCCACTCCAGGGAGCGACCTTACAAGTGCTTGCAGCCAGACTGTGGCAAAGCCTTCATTTCCAGATATAAATTAATGAG GCACATGGCTACCCATTCGCCCCAGAAATCTCACCAGTGTGCTCACTGTGAGAAGACATTCAACCGGAAAGACCACCTGAAGAACCACctccaaactcatgaccccaacaAGATGGCCTTTGGGTGTGAGGAGTGTGGGAAGAAGTACAACACCATGCTGGGCTACAAGAGGCACCTGGCCCTCCATGCGGCCAGCAGCGGCGACCTCACCTGTGGGGTCTGTGCCCTGGAGCTAGGGAGCACAGAAGTGCTGCTGGACCACCTCAAAGCCCATGCTGAGGAAAAGCCCCCGAGCGGAACCAAGGAAAAGAAGCACCAGTGCGACCACTGTGAGAGATGCTTCTACACCCGGAAGGACGTGCGGCGCCACCTGGTGGTCCACACCGGCTGCAAGGACTTCCTGTGCCAGTTCTGTGCCCAGAGATTTGGGCGCAAAGACCACCTCACTCGACATACCAAGAAGACACACTCACAGGAGCTGATGAAAGAGAGTCTGCAGTCTGGAGACCTTTTGAGCACCTTCCACTCCATCTCTCCCCAGTTTCAGTTGAAGGCTGCCCCGCTGTCTCCTTTCCCTATAGGGGCTCCTGCACAGAACGGGCTTGCAAGTAGCTTGCCAGCTGAGGTACACAGCCACCCCCACAACCCCGCGGATCAAACCGCCCAGCCTGTACAACCGCTGCCAGAGCCCCTGGTCCCCCTCCACCCTGTAACAGCTCCTAGCTCTCCTGCCCCGCCCCTCCAGAATCACAAGTACAACACCAGTTCTACCTCATACCCCCCACTTGCAAGCCTGCCCCTCAAAACAGATACGAAAGGATTTTGCAATATCAATTTGCTTGAGGACTTGCCTCTGCAAGAGCCTCAGTCACCTCACAAGCTCACCCCAGGTTTTGATCTGGCTAAGGGAAGTGCTGGTAAAGTAAACCTGCCCAAGGAGCTAACTGCGGATGCTGTGAACCTAACAATACCTGCCTCTTTGGACATTTCCCCCCTCTTGGGCTTCTGGCAGCTGCCCCCGCCTGCTACCCAAAATGCCTTTGGGAATAGCTCTCTCACCCTGGGGCCTGGGGAGTCTCTGCCCCACAGGTTAGGCTGTCTGGGGCAGCAGCAACAAGATCCCTCACTAGCCATGAGCACCATGAGCCTGGGTCAGctcccccttcctcccatcccccatgTTTTCCCAGCTGGCACTGGCTCTGCCATCCTGCCTCATTTCCATCATGCATTCAGATGA
- the PLAGL1 gene encoding zinc finger protein PLAGL1 isoform X2 translates to MWESKKQSSWHMATHSPQKSHQCAHCEKTFNRKDHLKNHLQTHDPNKMAFGCEECGKKYNTMLGYKRHLALHAASSGDLTCGVCALELGSTEVLLDHLKAHAEEKPPSGTKEKKHQCDHCERCFYTRKDVRRHLVVHTGCKDFLCQFCAQRFGRKDHLTRHTKKTHSQELMKESLQSGDLLSTFHSISPQFQLKAAPLSPFPIGAPAQNGLASSLPAEVHSHPHNPADQTAQPVQPLPEPLVPLHPVTAPSSPAPPLQNHKYNTSSTSYPPLASLPLKTDTKGFCNINLLEDLPLQEPQSPHKLTPGFDLAKGSAGKVNLPKELTADAVNLTIPASLDISPLLGFWQLPPPATQNAFGNSSLTLGPGESLPHRLGCLGQQQQDPSLAMSTMSLGQLPLPPIPHVFPAGTGSAILPHFHHAFR, encoded by the exons ATGTGGGAAAGCAAGAAGCAAAGCTCATG GCACATGGCTACCCATTCGCCCCAGAAATCTCACCAGTGTGCTCACTGTGAGAAGACATTCAACCGGAAAGACCACCTGAAGAACCACctccaaactcatgaccccaacaAGATGGCCTTTGGGTGTGAGGAGTGTGGGAAGAAGTACAACACCATGCTGGGCTACAAGAGGCACCTGGCCCTCCATGCGGCCAGCAGCGGCGACCTCACCTGTGGGGTCTGTGCCCTGGAGCTAGGGAGCACAGAAGTGCTGCTGGACCACCTCAAAGCCCATGCTGAGGAAAAGCCCCCGAGCGGAACCAAGGAAAAGAAGCACCAGTGCGACCACTGTGAGAGATGCTTCTACACCCGGAAGGACGTGCGGCGCCACCTGGTGGTCCACACCGGCTGCAAGGACTTCCTGTGCCAGTTCTGTGCCCAGAGATTTGGGCGCAAAGACCACCTCACTCGACATACCAAGAAGACACACTCACAGGAGCTGATGAAAGAGAGTCTGCAGTCTGGAGACCTTTTGAGCACCTTCCACTCCATCTCTCCCCAGTTTCAGTTGAAGGCTGCCCCGCTGTCTCCTTTCCCTATAGGGGCTCCTGCACAGAACGGGCTTGCAAGTAGCTTGCCAGCTGAGGTACACAGCCACCCCCACAACCCCGCGGATCAAACCGCCCAGCCTGTACAACCGCTGCCAGAGCCCCTGGTCCCCCTCCACCCTGTAACAGCTCCTAGCTCTCCTGCCCCGCCCCTCCAGAATCACAAGTACAACACCAGTTCTACCTCATACCCCCCACTTGCAAGCCTGCCCCTCAAAACAGATACGAAAGGATTTTGCAATATCAATTTGCTTGAGGACTTGCCTCTGCAAGAGCCTCAGTCACCTCACAAGCTCACCCCAGGTTTTGATCTGGCTAAGGGAAGTGCTGGTAAAGTAAACCTGCCCAAGGAGCTAACTGCGGATGCTGTGAACCTAACAATACCTGCCTCTTTGGACATTTCCCCCCTCTTGGGCTTCTGGCAGCTGCCCCCGCCTGCTACCCAAAATGCCTTTGGGAATAGCTCTCTCACCCTGGGGCCTGGGGAGTCTCTGCCCCACAGGTTAGGCTGTCTGGGGCAGCAGCAACAAGATCCCTCACTAGCCATGAGCACCATGAGCCTGGGTCAGctcccccttcctcccatcccccatgTTTTCCCAGCTGGCACTGGCTCTGCCATCCTGCCTCATTTCCATCATGCATTCAGATGA